The genomic stretch ACACTATAACGATCAGTCGCCGCTCTGGCTAACCGGCGGATACTACCGCGTGACGATGAACTGGAAGGAGATTCAGAAATCGCCCTGGGACCACCTGACGTTGAAACCTCAATGATTGCTCATTGTCATCCTGAGCGCAGCGAAGGATCTTCTTTATGATTTCCCCAAAACTTATAAACAAACTCCAATCTGCCGACTCAGTCGCTGTCTTCACCGGCGCGGGAATTTCCGCCGAAAGCGGAGTCCCGACCTTCCGGGGAGACGAAGGAATCTGGAAGAAATTCAAGCCGGAAGAGCTTGCGAATTTCGATGCCTTCATGAAGAACTCCGAGCTTGTCTGGGAGTGGTACAAAGCGCGCAAGAAGATCATCGCCTCGGTGCAGCCGAATCCCGGGCATGTGGCCCTTGCGGATATGGAGCAACGGTTCCGGAAGTTTTCCGTCATCACGCAGAATATCGACAACCTCCACCAGCGGGCTGGAAGCAAGCAGGTGTACGAGCTTCACGGAAATATCGAGCGAAATTACTGCGTCAGTTGCGGGAAGCTGTTCCCTGACGAACGGATCATGAGCGAACCGGCGGTGCCTCGATGCGGCTCCTGCGGAGGGCTTGTGCGGCCGGATGTCGTCTGGTTCGGAGAGATGTTGCCCGCCGATCAGTGGGATAAGAGTGTCGAGGCGGCCGAACGCGCGGAGCTCTTTCTCTCGATTGGAACATCCGCAGTCGTCTTTCCGGCGGCATCGCTCCCCGGGATTGCAAAGCTGGCGGGCGCGTACGTCGTGGAAATCAACCTGGAACGGACCGATCTCAGTCCGATCGCGGACGAGGTGATTCTCGGGCGTTCCGGTGATATCCTC from Bacteroidota bacterium encodes the following:
- a CDS encoding NAD-dependent deacylase, with the translated sequence MISPKLINKLQSADSVAVFTGAGISAESGVPTFRGDEGIWKKFKPEELANFDAFMKNSELVWEWYKARKKIIASVQPNPGHVALADMEQRFRKFSVITQNIDNLHQRAGSKQVYELHGNIERNYCVSCGKLFPDERIMSEPAVPRCGSCGGLVRPDVVWFGEMLPADQWDKSVEAAERAELFLSIGTSAVVFPAASLPGIAKLAGAYVVEINLERTDLSPIADEVILGRSGDILPQLLQQCPQESA